One window of Bos mutus isolate GX-2022 chromosome 29, NWIPB_WYAK_1.1, whole genome shotgun sequence genomic DNA carries:
- the LOC102284439 gene encoding putative olfactory receptor 8G2, whose translation MAAGNHSSVTEFILAGLTEQPQLQLPLFFLFLGIYVVTVVGNLGMITLIGLSSHLHTPMYYFLTNLSYIDLCHSTAVTPKMLVNFVTKQNIISYPECMTQLYFFIVFIIAECHMLAAMAYDRYVAICNPLLYNVTMSYHICFRLTVGVYILAITGSTVHTGFMLRLFFCKNNVVNHYFCDLFPLFELSCSSIYINELLVIFLSAFNLLTPALTILASYIFILSNILQIHSNKGRSKAFSTCSSHLLGVAVFYGSAAFMYLQPSSVSSMDQGKVSSVFYTILVPMLNPLIYSLRNKDVKFALRKILDSRKHSGIESVS comes from the coding sequence ATGGCTGCAGGAAATCACTCCTCAGTGACTGAGTTCATCCTTGCTGGGCTCACAGAACAGCCACAACTCCAGctgcctcttttcttcctcttcctaggAATCTATGTGGTCACGGTGGTGGGGAACCTGGGCATGATCACACTGATAGGGCTCAGTTCTCACCTGCACACCCCAATGTACTATTTCCTTACCAATTTATCCTATATTGATCTCTGTCATTCCACTGCTGTCACCCCCAAAATGCTTGTGAACTTTGTGACAAAGCAGAACATCATCTCCTATCCTGAATGCATGACTCAgttgtatttcttcattgtttttattattgcagAGTGTCACATGCTGGCTGCAATGGCATATGACCGCTATGTTGCCATCTGCAACcccttgctttacaatgtcaccATGTCTTATCACATCTGCTTCCGCCTCACAGTGGGAGTTTATATTTTGGCCATCACTGGATCCACAGTCCATACAGGATTTATGTTGAGACTCTTTTTCTGCAAGAACAATGTGGTTAACCATTATTTCTGTGATCTTTTCCCACTCTTTGAGCTATCCTGTTCCAGCATCTATATCAATGAATTATTGGTCATATTCTTGAGTGCATTTAACCTCCTGACTCCTGCCTTAACTATCCTTGCCTCCTATATTTTTATCCTCTCCAACATCCTCCAAATCCACTCCAACAAGGGCAGGTCTAAAGCCTTCAGCACCTGCAGTTCCCACCTCTTAGGTGTTGCTGTTTTCTATGGATCTGCAGCATTCATGTACCTGCAGCCATCATCTGTGAGCTCCATGGACCAAGGGAAAGTGTCCTCTGTGTTTTATACCATCCTTGTGCCCATGCTGAATCCCTTGATCTATAGTCTGCGGAATAAAGATGTCAAGTTTGCTCTGAGGAAAATTCTGGACAGTAGAAAACATTCAGGAATTGAATCTGTATCATGA
- the LOC102284168 gene encoding LOW QUALITY PROTEIN: putative olfactory receptor 8G3 (The sequence of the model RefSeq protein was modified relative to this genomic sequence to represent the inferred CDS: inserted 1 base in 1 codon; substituted 1 base at 1 genomic stop codon): protein MDPGNHSSVTEFILAGLTEKPELQIPLLVFFLGIYSVTVVGNLGMITLIGLSSHLHTPMYYFLTNLSFIDFCHSTVVTPKMLVNFMTEKSVISYPECMTQLYFFIVFIIAECYMLAVMAYDCYVAICNPLLYNVIMSCXRCFQLTVTVYILCIIESAIHTGFMLRLHFCKANVINHYFCDVFPLLELSCSSISMNELLALVFSAFNVLIPVLTILASYIFILSTXLHIHSTEGRSKAFSTCSSHISAVAVFYGSAAFTYLKPSSVSSMDQGKVSSVFYTCIVTMLNPLIYSLRNKDVKFALKKILESGKRR, encoded by the exons ATGGACCCTGGAAATCATTCCTCAGTGACTGAGTTCATCCTCGCTGGGCTCACAGAGAAACCAGAGCTCCAGATTCCCCTTCTGGTCTTCTTCCTAGGGATCTACTCAGTCACGGTGGTGGGGAACCTAGGCATGATCACACTGATAGGGCTCAGTTCTCacctgcacacccccatgtactattTCCTCACCAATTTGTCCTTTATTGATTTCTGTCATTCCACTGTCGTTACCCCTAAAATGCTGGTGAACTTTATGACAGAGAAAAGTGTCATCTCTTACCCTGAATGTATGACTCAGCtctatttctttattgtttttattattgcagAATGTTATATGTTGGCTGTAATGGCGTATGACTGCTATGTTGCCATCTGTAACcctttgctttacaatgtcatcaTGTCTTGTTAGAGGTGCTTCCAGCTCACAGTGACAGTTTATATTTTGTGCATCATTGAATCTGCAATCCATACAGGCTTTATGTTGAGACTCCATTTCTGCAAGGCCAATGTGATTAACCATTATTTCTGTGATGTCTTCCCACTCTTGGAGCTATCCTGTTCTAGCATCTCCATGAATGAATTATTGGCTCTAGTCTTTAGTGCTTTTAATGTCCTGATTCCTGTTTTAACCATCCTTGCTTCCTACATTTTCATTCTCTCTA ATCTTCACATTCACTCCACTGAAGGCAGGTCCAAAGCCTTCAGCACATGCAGCTCCCACATCTCAGCTGTTGCTGTTTTCTATGGATCTGCAGCATTCACGTACCTGAAGCCTTCATCTGTGAGCTCTATGGACCAAGGGAAAGTGTCCTCTGTGTTTTATACCTGCATTGTAACCATGCTAAACCCTCTGATCTACAGTCTGCGGAATAAGGATGTCAAATTTGCTCTGAAGAAAATTCTAGAGAGTGGAAAACGTAGATGA